The genomic stretch aaaattaattcgattaaaatcataaataaactCCACTTCAAGCAACATTAATTCGGAACAAAGCTGGAAGTTGAAGGTTAGAATCTTTACCGTAGTCCTAGGCTAGCTAAAACTAGAATCATTACTTTATCGCTTCCTCTTACggctcaacacgtgaaatatttaatagaAATGGAAGGTGAATGACGAAAATACAATTCGAACTCAGAACCTATcctctaatactatgttaaatagacacttatcctaaaaacttaagtcgataaaaattgataaatttaactAATACTTTAACACCCGTGAATCTTCAAATGCATGTAATCAACCAGAACACACTAATCGTAGTTAGAAGAACAAAGTAATTAAGAATTCCACATTATAGATGGACCCTGCAGGGCCCCCAAGCTTTCACATGTATAGCACCTAGACTTTACATGTAACAGAGTACTTTTGGAAACGGAACAACATGGATGGAGATAACATTACATAATGTGTACTTCCATGGTTTTTTGCTCGGTTTTTTATCGGATTTGGTTTAGGTGCCATAAAAAACTAAAGTTTTTTCAACGATCTAAGATCAGTGAAAAAACTGCAACACATATATTTTAGTACTTTTACAGCACCTAAGCCAAGTCCCTATTGATCTACTTGGATATGAGATGGCCGACGACAGCACCTATTATCGGCGTAGGATCCCCCAGGATGGCGGAGACAATAGCGCCGACAGCTCCACCGGCGATCTGACAATACTTCATCACCTTCCCTCCTCTTTCCCCATCATTGTTTTTAAGCGTCCCCTTAAGGCTGGGGATCCTCGTCTGCATCTCCCTGACCTTGTTTTTGTCCACATTCAGATAAATGGCCTGCCAGCTCTCCACAAGCAACTCCTTCACACACGACACATGAAGATTATACGTCTTGCAGTGAGACCTGTAAGACCAACCAGGACCCTTTCCCCCACAGTGATGGCAAGAATTGGATAGCTTGAGACACAAGTAAAGATTGCGCTCCCCATCATCTAAAACCTGCGGGAGATTCGCACAGCAGGGATGAAGATCGAAATCACATCGTTTGCAGTGGTAGACAAATCCCAGAACATCATTCCTGCATGCGTCGCAGATTCTCCTGGTTGCTCCAGGGGGATCATAGCAAAATTGGAACTCGCATCTCGTGTAAAAGGGATGGTAAATGGTGCGAGCTGCAACTGCGCACGCCTTGTGCAAGTGAAAATCGCATTTCTGGCATTTGTATTGGAACCCAATGCCGGCTTCTTTGCACCCATCACAGTTGAATGGGATCTCTGTGTGTTCGAGCTTTAGCTTATGCTGCGGGTGGATCGGGTGAGAGATCTCTCTGTCGAACTTCATGGggttctttctttggtttttacCAAAATTCTTGGCTTAGCCCATATGGGAACAGGGAAATCCGAA from Corylus avellana chromosome ca1, CavTom2PMs-1.0 encodes the following:
- the LOC132167777 gene encoding protein VACUOLELESS GAMETOPHYTES-like — its product is MKFDREISHPIHPQHKLKLEHTEIPFNCDGCKEAGIGFQYKCQKCDFHLHKACAVAARTIYHPFYTRCEFQFCYDPPGATRRICDACRNDVLGFVYHCKRCDFDLHPCCANLPQVLDDGERNLYLCLKLSNSCHHCGGKGPGWSYRSHCKTYNLHVSCVKELLVESWQAIYLNVDKNKVREMQTRIPSLKGTLKNNDGERGGKVMKYCQIAGGAVGAIVSAILGDPTPIIGAVVGHLISK